In Pyricularia oryzae 70-15 chromosome 2, whole genome shotgun sequence, one genomic interval encodes:
- a CDS encoding electron transfer flavoprotein subunit alpha encodes MLSAARRAVLGQASTRPASAVFAMSPSAFRRLLSSLAVLEQRDGKLNAGSLSAVTAAQKLGGSVHAIVAGSSVKGVAEAAAKVGGVEKVLVVENSAYEKGLPENYAPLLVENIKKGGYTHVIAGHTAFGKKLMPRVAALLDSQQISDITAVESEDTFVRPIYAGNAIATVQSSDPIKIITIRGTAFQAAPAEGGSAAIEDGADPKAECESEWVSEDLAKSDRPDLATAGRVVSGGRGLKSKDEFDKVMLPLADALGAAVGASRAAVDSGYADNSLQVGQTGKVVAPQLYMAVGISGAIQHLAGMKDSKVIAAINKDADAPIFQVADVGLVGDLFEKVPELTEKLGKS; translated from the exons ATGCTCTCGGCAGCACGAAGAGCCGTGCTCGGCCAGGCTTCGACCAGGCCGGCGTCCGCAGTCTTCGCAATGAGCCCTTCCGCTTTTCGGAGGCTGCTCTCATCACTTGCAGTTCTCGAGCAGCGAGATGGCAAGCTTAATGCCGGATCTCTGAGTGCAGTCACAGCCGCGCAGAAGCTTGGAGGTTCTGTACACGCAATTGTTGCTGGGTCCAGCGTGAAGGGTGTCGCAGAAGCGGCTGCCAAGGTCGGAGGCGTAGAGAAGGTGCTGGTGGTCGAGAACAGCGCATACGAGAAG GGTCTCCCAGAGAACTATGCACCACTCCTAGTTGAAAACATCAAGAAGGGCGGCTACACCCATGTCATTGCCGGCCACACAGCCTTTGGCAAGAAACTGATGCCTCGGGTAGCCGCTTTGCTTGACTCGCAGCAAATATCCGACATCACGGCCGTCGAGAGCGAGGATACCTTTGTCCGCCCAATCTATGCCGGAAACGCCATCGCTACGGTCCAGTCAAGCGATCCGATCAAGATCATCACCATCCGAGGCACGGCCTTCCAGGCTGCGCCGGCTGAGGGAGGATCGGCAGCTATCGAGGACGGTGCCGACCCCAAGGCCGAGTGTGAGTCCGAGTGGGTTTCGGAGGACCTCGCCAAGTCGGACAGGCCGGACCTCGCGACTGCCGGCCGTGTCGTTTCCGGTGGCAGGGGCCTGAAGTCCAAGGATGAATTTGACAAGGTTATGCTGCCGCTTGCAGACGCCCTGGGCGCTGCTGTTGGTGCGTCGCGCGCAGCCGTAGACAGCGGTTATGCCGACAACAGCCTGCAGGTCGGGCAGACGGGCAAGGTGGTTGCGCCGCAGCTGTACATGGCTGTTGGTATTTCGGGCGCAATACAGCACCTTGCTGGGATGAAGGACAGCAAGGTCATTGCCGCCATTAACAAGGATGCTGATGCGCCAATTTTCCAGGTCGCGGATGTCGGTCTGGTTGGGGACTTGTTCGAAAAGGTACCAGAGCTAACCGAGAAGCTCGGCAAGTCATGA
- a CDS encoding transcription regulatory protein SWI3, whose product MDGTTTFGSVAQSASPSNNPAVAQPSQESENQPTAPKAPEDVQMSEGISADPPIKQDSTTPAPPPTAENPIDAPEGPPAETTGAREDEEMRDSQDVPTDAQPKDGEAAANGAGQESKSKETLENAAREHLISQTYAIVLPSYTVWFDMNAINNIEKKALPEFFNSRNRSKTPAVYKDYRDFMINTYRLNPAEYLTVTACRRNLAGDVCAIMRVHAFLEQWGLINYQVDAEQRPAPVGPPFTGHFRVICDTPRGLQPWQPAADPVLLQGKASGQTDAKAAAAPAPKTELNLEVGRNIYEASAKGTKLSSSDIKPNGDVPTTNGTPAGAAGSATDGLTKAPISKVTCFTCGKDCTREYYHKVQTEGGANVPKKELCPGCYASSRMDAKEDNMGYEKMENPQYPATVDREAPWTDEETVRLLEALQKYDEDWGEIANHVGTRTREECALHFLQLDIEDKYLDTEPLQANVPTGFPTIGNDKLLPFSHADNPILSVVAFLATLADPTSVASAAGRSYEDLTKALRKQLELGDSSQTNGKGKEKDGDSMDVDIQQETTTTTTTTTTTTKTSIQGLAGIPLAATASRAGGLASHEEREMTRLVSAAVNVTLQKVDMKLKFFNDMESVLQAERRELERARQQLYLDRLAFRRRVREVQDGLKAAVATGGEQGLRMAQDVTMDGERLSFQAPPDAGAVQPLSAEGQIKTYEA is encoded by the exons ATGGATGGAACCACCACATTCGGCAGTGTCGCGCAAAGCGCATCGCCGAGCAACAACCCAGCTGTAGCGCAACCATCGCAAGAGTCCGAGAATCAGCCAACGGCTCCCAAGGCGCCCGAAG ATGTCCAGATGTCAGAGGGTATCTCAGCCGATCCACCCATCAAGCAAGATAGCACAACCCCCGCCCCTCCTCCAACGGCAGAAAACCCAATCGATGCGCCAGAGGGGCCCCCGGCTGAAACTACAGGCGCTCGTGAGGATGAAGAGATGCGCGATAGCCAGGACGTGCCGACCGATGCACAGCCCAAAGATGGCGAGGCGGCGGCAAATGGCGCAGGCCAAGAGTCCAAATCCAAGGAGACTCTGGAGAATGCGGCGCGCGAGCATTTGATATCCCAGACTTATGCTATCGTTCTCCCCAGCTACACTGTCTGGTTTGACATGAACGCTATCAACAACATCGAAAAAAAGGCACTGCCTGAATTCTTCAACAGCCGGAATCGCAGCAAAACTCCCGCTGTGTACAAGGACTACCGCGACTTTATGATTAACACATATCGTCTTAACCCGGCCGAGTATCTCACCGTCACAGCTTGCAGGCGCAACCTGGCCGGTGATGTGTGCGCCATCATGAGGGTGCATGCCTTTTTGGAGCAGTGGGGACTCATTAACTACCAG GTCGATGCTGAGCAAAGACCAGCGCCGGTGGGACCTCCCTTCACTGGACACTTTAGGGTCATTTGCGACACCCCACGAGGTCTGCAGCCGTGGCAGCCTGCTGCAGACCCTGTCTTGCTCCAAGGGAAAGCAAGCGGTCAAACAGATGCCAaagcggctgctgcacctGCACCAAAGACGGAGCTGAACCTCGAAGTTGGTCGCAACATATATGAGGCAAGCGCAAAGGGCACAAAGCTCTCCTCCAGCGATATCAAGCCCAACGGCGATGTTCCTACCACCAACGGCACTCCTGCTGGCGCCGCTGGTTCCGCCACTGATGGCCTCACCAAGGCACCAATCTCAAAGGTCACATGCTTTACCTGCGGCAAGGATTGCACCAGGGAGTACTACCACAAAGTGCAAACCGAAGGTGGCGCCAACGTCCCCAAGAAGGAGTTGTGTCCTGGATGCTATGCCAGCTCAAGAATGGATGCCAAGGAAGATAACATGGGCTACGAAAAGATGGAGAACCCGCAGTATCCCGCTACCGTCGATCGCGAGGCACCATGGACCGATGAGGAGACTGTTAGGCTCCTGGAGGCATTGCAAAAATACGATGAGGACTGGGGCGAGATTGCGAACCACGTTGGCACGCGGACGCGCGAGGAATGTGCACTCCACTTCCTTCAGCTGGATATTGAGGACAAGTATCTCGATACCGAACCGCTGCAAGCAAATGTCCCGACTGGGTTCCCCACCATCGGCAATGATAAACTCTTGCCATTCTCGCATGCCGACAACCCGATCTTGTCTGTGGTTGCGTTTTTGGCAACGCTGGCTGATCCTACCAGCGTGGCTTCCGCTGCTGGCCGCTCGTATGAGGACCTCACAAAGGCGCTCAGGAAGCAGCTTGAGCTTGGTGACTCATCACAAACCAACGGAAAGGGCAAGGAAAAGGATGGCGACAGCATGGACGTTGACATTCAACAGGAgaccacgacgacgacaaccaCTACAACCACGACGACCAAGACATCTATCCAGGGCCTTGCTGGTATTCCCCTTGCTGCTACTGCCTCTCGGGCTGGCGGTCTGGCATCGCACGAGGAAAGGGAGATGACACGCTTGGTGTCGGCTGCGGTCAATGTCACCCTGCAAAAAGTAGACATGAAACTCAAGTTCTTCAACGACATGGAGTCCGTGCTGCAGGCTGAGAGGCGGGAGCTTGAGAGGGCGCGGCAGCAGCTGTACCTTGACCGTCTGGCCTTTAGGCGGCGGGTGCGCGAAGTACAGGATGGCCTCAAGGCGGCCGTTGCAACTGGTGGGGAGCAAGGCCTCCGAATGGCACAAGATGTGACCATGGATGGCGAGCGTCTCAGCTTCCAGGCGCCGCCAGATGCCGGCGCTGTTCAGCCTTTGAGCGCCGAGGGTCAGATCAAGACATATGAGGCCTAG
- a CDS encoding carnitine O-acetyltransferase, with product MLPSIARIEARKSPMLTSRIRQFAPSLQRYNQRFAMASGSKRSSSSLPAGYVEDKSKGPMLRFQESLPRLPVPTLEETAARYLRTLKPLLSKEELANSTKAVQEFVKPGGVGAKLQEKLIARREDPKHKNWIYEWWNEAAYLAYRDPVVPYVSYFYSHRDDRRRRDPAKRAAAITTAALEFKKMVDSGTLEPEYMKKLPICMDSYKWMFNASRVAAKPADYPVKFEAAQHKYIVAIRKNRFYKIEHEVGGRQLNTSELEAQFRRVYERAGQEAKAAPAVGALTSENRDVWTDARALLLSAGPANKAALETIEASSFIVCLDDAAPVTLEERAHAYWHGDGQNRWYDKPLQFIVNDNGTSGFMGEHSMMDGTPTHRLNDYVNDAIVNNKLDFLDPSVRSGLPDPSPIRFTVNEELQSEIDRAKRDFDAVIGQHELAVQSYQGYGKGLIKKFRCSPDAYVQMVIQLAYHKMYGKNRPTYESAATRRFQQGRTETCRSVSEESVAWCNAMADASAQDADKVKLFRAAIDSHVEYITAASDGKGVDRHLFGLKRLLEPGQAVPEIYKDPAYSYSSSWYLSTSQLSSEYFNGYGWSQVIDAGFGIAYMINENSINFNIVSKGLASQRMSFYLNEAAGDMRDLLMPTIEAPKSKL from the exons ATGCTGCCGTCCATTGCAAGAATCGAGGCTAGGAAATCTCCTATGCTCACAAGCAGGATACGCCAATTCGCGCCCTCTCTG CAACGATATAATCAGAGATTCGCAATGGCTTCTGGAAGCAAAAGGAGTAGTAGCTCGCTGCCAGCAG GCTATGTCGAGGACAAATCCAAGGGGCCGATGCTCCGGTTCCAGGAGTCGCTGCCTCGTCTACCTGTACCAACGCTCGAGGAGACTGCCGCCCGCTACCTGCGCACCCTGAAGCCTCTTCTGTCCAAGGAGGAGCTGGCAAACAGCACCAAGGCCGTCCAGGAGTTCGTCAAGCCCGGCGGTGTGGGCGCAAAGCTGCAGGAGAAGCTGATCGCCCGCCGCGAGGACCCCAAGCACAAGAACTGGATCTACGAGTGGTGGAACGAGGCCGCATACCTGGCCTACCGTGACCCCGTCGTTCCCTACGTCAGCTACTTCTACTCGCACCGCGatgaccgccgccgcagGGACCCGGCCAAGCGTGCTGCCGCCATCACCACCGCCGCACTCGAGTTCAAGAAGATGGTCGACAGCGGCACCCTGGAGCCCGAGTACATGAAGAAGCTGCCGATCTGCATGGACAGCTACAAGTGGATGTTCAACGCCTCGCGCGTCGCCGCGAAGCCTGCCGACTACCCCGTCAAGTTCGAGGCTGCCCAACACAAGTACATTGTGGCTATCCGCAAGAACCGCTTCTACAAGATCGAGCATGAGGTTGGGGGCAGGCAGCTCAACACTTCGGAGCTTGAGGCCCAGTTCAGGCGCGTCTACGAACGGGCTGGCCAGGAGGCTAAAGCCGCACCCGCAGTCGGTGCTCTGACTTCTGAGAACCGCGATGTGTGGACCGACGCTAGGGCGCTGCTCCTGTCCGCAGGCCCGGCCAACAAGGCCGCGCTGGAGACAATTGAGGCCTCATCCTTCATCGTCTGCTTGGATGATGCGGCCCCTGTCACCCTCGAGGAGCGTGCGCACGCCTACTGGCACGGCGACGGCCAAAACAGGTGGTACGACAAGCCCCTGCAGTTCATTGTGAACGACAACGGCACATCCGGATTCATGGGCGAGCACAGCATGATGGACGGAACCCCGACACACAGGCTTAACGACTATGTCAACGacgcaatcgtcaacaacaaGCTCGACTTCTTGGACCCCTCTGTCCGCTCCGGACTCCCAGACCCCAGCCCCATTCGCTTCACCGTGAACGAGGAGCTGCAGAGTGAGATTGACCGAGCGAAGCGCGACTTTGATGCCGTCATTGGTCAGCACGAGCTTGCTGTTCAGTCTTACCAGGGATACGGCAAGGGCCTGATCAAGAAGTTCCGCTGCTCGCCTGACGCCTACGTCCAGATGGTGATCCAGCTGGCCTACCACAAGATGTACGGCAAGAACCGCCCAACCTACGAGTCGGCCGCGACCAGGCGCTTCCAGCAGGGTAGGACCGAGACTTGCCGCTCCGTAAGCGAAGAGAGCGTGGCGTGGTGCAACGCCATGGCCGACGCATCGGCGCAGGATGCCGACAAGGTCAAGCTCTTCCGTGCCGCCATCGATTCGCACGTCGAGTACATCACAGCCGCTTCTGACGGCAAGGGTGTTGACAGGCACCTGTTTGGTCTGAAGCGCCTCCTCGAGCCCGGCCAAGCCGTCCCGGAGATCTACAAGGACCCGGCCTACAGCTACTCGAGCAGCTGGTACCTGTCCACTTCCCAGCTCAGCTCCGAGTACTTCAACGGCTACGGGTGGAGTCAGGTCATTGATGCAGGTTTCGGTATTGCCTACATGATCAACGAGAACAG CATCAACTTCAACATCGTCTCCAAGGGCCTCGCTAGCCAACGGATGAGCTTTTACCTCAACGAGGCCGCCGGTGACATGAGGGACCTCCTGATGCCCACCATTGAGGCTCCCAAGTCGAAGTTGTAG
- a CDS encoding NADPH:adrenodoxin oxidoreductase, which yields MRHLVLARTKPRIVTPCCSHSVARSSALVQKAQQHLNRSQTRAASAPSTTKRHETPFRMAVIGSGPAGFYTAYHVMSRIENAKVDMFEALPVPFGLVRFGVAPDHPEVKNCQDKFNEVAASPNFRFVGNVSIDRPSNHHGGATIPLSALLSNYHAVVFAYGAIQDRTLGILGEDQKGVYSAREFVGWYNGLPEHAGLDPDLTQGEEAVIIGQGNVALDVARMLLQDVDVLRKTDIAEHAVEALSRSRIKRVHIVGRRGPMQAAFTIKELRELVKLDRVALHPVDASLVPNPKEIKERPAKRLMDLLLKASPVSPAESSKSWSLDFCLSPTQFISSPEDPSRLSATEFHRTILSNNFDPKANVQGISNETITMPSSVAFRSIGYKSVPLPSFSSLGIEFDEHRGILRNDGLGRVAREVRTTGAAMAQEHFKGLYCAGWVKRGPTGVIASTMEDAFITGQAVVEDWHSGAEFLSSGNEEGSGSVFGWDGVAQEVSVGDARILDWQDWQKIDKAEREKGQLKGKEREKLPTTAAMLSVVS from the exons ATGCGTCATTTGGTACTAGCAAGAACGAAACCACGCATTGTCACACCATGTTGCAGTCACTCGGTTGCTCGCTCCAGCGCACTGGTCCAAAAAGCACAGCAACATCTAAATAGAAGCCAGACGAGGGCCGCATCTGCACCTAGCACCACAAAAAGACATGAAACCCCGTTTCGCATGGCCGTGATTGGCTCCGGGCCGGCTGGTTTCTACACAGCCTATCATGTAATGTCGCGGATTGAAAACGCCAAAGTCGACATGTTCGAGGCTCTGCCGGTGCCGTTTGGTCTCGTGAGGTTCGGTGTTGCTCCTGACCACCCGGAAGTTAAG AATTGCCAAGACAAGTTCAACGAGGTTGCTGCGTCGCCAAACTTTAGATTCGTTGGTAACGTGAGCATAGATCGCCCCAGCAACCACCACGGGGGTGCAACAATCCCCTTGTCTGCTCTGTTGAGCAATTATCACGCCGTTGTCTTTGCATATGGCGCTATCCAAGACAGGACGCTCGGGATCCTGGGCGAAGACCAGAAAGGTGTCTACTCGGCACGTGAGTTCGTCGGCTGGTACAACGGCCTACCTGAGCATGCTGGCCTCGACCCGGACCTCACACAGGGCGAAGAGGCTGTCATCATCGGCCAGGGCAACGTGGCCCTTGATGTTGCAAGAATGTTGCTTCAGGACGTGGATGTGTTGCGCAAGACGGACATTGCAGAGCATGCAGTCGAAGCCTTGTCCAGGAGCAGGATCAAGAGGGTGCACATCGTTGGTCGTCGAGGCCCCATGCAGGCTGCCTTTACCATCAAGGAGCTCAGAGAGTTGGTTAAGCTGGATCGTGTGGCGTTGCACCCTGTCGATGCGTCACTTGTGCCGAACCCCAAGGAGATAAAGGAGAGACCTGCAAAACGCCTAATGGACCTTCTTCTCAAGGCTTCTCCCGTATCGCCCGCAGAGTCCTCCAAGTCGTGGTCCCTGGACTTTTGTCTATCTCCCACGCAGTTTATCAGCAGCCCAGAGGACCCATCAAGATTGAGCGCTACTGAGTTTCACCGTACAATCCTCTCGAATAATTTTGATCCCAAGGCCAACGTTCAGGGCATATCAAACGAAACCATCACCATGCCGTCTTCCGTTGCTTTCAGATCCATCGGTTACAAATCCGTACCTTTGCCGAGCTTCTCTTCTCTCGGAATCGAGTTTGATGAGCACCGAGGAATCCTACGCAATGACGGCCTGGGGCGCGTGGCAAGAGAGGTGAGGACCACGGGCGCTGCCATGGCACAGGAGCATTTCAAGGGTCTGTATTGTGCAGGCTGGGTCAAGAGAGGCCCTACGGGCGTCATCGCATCCACTATGGAGGATGCTTTCATTACTGGTCAAGCCGTCGTGGAGGACTGGCATTCGGGTGCCGAGTTCCTCTCTTCTGGAAATGAAGAAGGCTCCGGATCCGTCTTCGGTTGGGATGGGGTTGCCCAAGAAGTGTCGGTAGGTGATGCCAGGATCTTAGACTGGCAGGACTGGCAGAAGATAGACAAGGCCGAGAGGGAAAAGGGCCAGctcaaaggaaaagaaagagagaagcTACCTACAACAGCAGCTATGCTGTCAGTGGTTTCATGA